A genomic window from Salvia splendens isolate huo1 chromosome 11, SspV2, whole genome shotgun sequence includes:
- the LOC121756259 gene encoding inositol-tetrakisphosphate 1-kinase 3-like, whose amino-acid sequence MGGEVAYLTVGEKEGCDEGKIAAAERKYSAPSVGGGGLAPPLEKVVVVGYALTSKKVKSFLQPKFEHLARNKGILFVAIDQSKPLSEQGPFDIVLHKLSGKEWRRVLEDYWNEHPEVTVLDPPRAIQQVHNRQSMLQDVSDLNLSDRYGKVGVPRQLVIKKDPSSIPGAVSKAGLRLPIVAKPLVAKSHELSLAYDEFSLQKLEPPLVLQEFINHGGVLFKVYIVGEAIKVVRRYSLPDVSKYELSKCTGVYHFPRVSCAAASADEADLDPRVAELPPRPLLERLAKELRRRLGLRLFNLDIIREHGTRDNYYVIDINYFPGYGKMPEYEHIFTDFLLSLVESK is encoded by the exons ATGGGAGGGGAGGTGGCGTACCTCACTGTGGGGGAGAAGGAAGGGTGTGATGAAGGGAAAATAGCGGCGGCGGAGAGGAAGTATTCGGCGCCGTCGGTGGGCGGTGGTGGATTGGCGCCGCCGCTGGAGaaagtggtggtggtgggatATGCGCTTACGTCTAAGAAAGTTAAGAGCTTTTTGCAGCCCAAGTTTGAGCACTTAGCGAG GAACAAGGGAATCCTGTTTGTGGCTATTGATCAAAGCAAACCTCTTTCGGAACAAGGTCCTTTCGACATTGTGTTGCATAAG TTATCTGGAAAAGAATGGCGGCGAGTACTAGAG GATTATTGGAATGAACATCCGGAGGTCACAGTTCTTGACCCTCCTCGAGCCATACAGCAAGTACATAATCGTCAATCCATGCTTCAAGATGTTTCAGACCTGAATCTGTCAGACCGTTATG GAAAAGTCGGCGTTCCTAGACAGTTGGTTATCAAGAAAGACCCATCATCTATTCCTGGTGCTGTGAGCAAGGCAGGCCTGAGGCTACCAATTG TGGCAAAACCTTTGGTTGCAAAGTCACACGAACTGTCTCTTGCCTATGATGAGTTCTCTCTCCAGAAGCTGGAGCCACCACTAGTTTTACAGGAATTCATTAATCATG GAGGTGTGCTATTCAAGGTTTATATTGTTGGTGAAGCAATAAAAGTGGTCAGGCGGTATTCCTTACCCGATGTTAGCAAATATGAACTGTCAAAGTGTACTGGTGTTTACCACTTTCCAAGAGTTTCTTGTGCTGCTGCATCTGCTGATGAAGCTGACTTGGATCCTCGTGTTGCTG AGCTCCCCCCACGGCCATTGCTCGAGAGATTGGCTAAAGAACTACGACGAAGACTG GGTCTTCGGTTATTCAACTTGGATATAATCAGAGAGCATGGAACTCGAGACAACTATTATGTGATAGACATAAACTATTTTCCAG GATATGGAAAAATGCCAGAATACGAGCACATATTTACAGATTTCCTTCTGAGCCTAGTCGAAAGCAAGTAG